One Nicotiana sylvestris chromosome 12, ASM39365v2, whole genome shotgun sequence genomic window carries:
- the LOC104234503 gene encoding long chain acyl-CoA synthetase 4-like: protein MGERFIIEVEPAKPAKDGKPSVGPVYRSLFAKDGFPPPVEGLDSCWDIFRMSVEKYPNNRMLGRRKFVDGKPGKYVWMTYKEVYDIVIKVGNAIRNCGVEQGGKCGIYGANCPEWIISMEACNAHGLYCVPLYDTLGAGAVEFIISHAEVSIAFVEEKKVPELLKTFPNAAKYLKTVVSFGEVTPQQKEEVEKFGAALFSWDEFLQLGSKNQYDLPVKKKTDICTIMYTSGTTGEPKGVMISNNSIVTLIAGVKCFLESVHEALNVNDVYLSYLPLAHIFDRVIEECFISHGASIGFWRGDVKLLTEDIGELKPTVFCAVPRVLDRIYSGLQQKISSGGRLRSTLFNIAYARKLQYLKSGCKYHEASPISDKVVFSKVKDGLGGKVRLILSGAAPLSSHVEAFLRVVACAHVLQGYGLTETCAGTFVSLPNQFDMLGTVGPPVPNVDVCLESVPEMEYDALSSTPRGEICVRGDTVFSGYYKREDLTKEVMIDGWFHTGDIGEWQPNGSLKIIDRKKNIFKLSQGEYVAVENLENIYGNNPVIDSIWIYGSSYESFLVAVVNPNKQEVEKWAKQNGLSGDFNSLCENPKVKEHILGELTKAAKEKKLKGFEFIKALHLDPVPFDMERDLLTPTFKKKRPQLLKYYKDVIETMYKDAK, encoded by the exons ATGGGGGAGAGGTTTATAATTGAGGTTGAACCGGCGAAGCCAGCCAAAGATGGAAAACCGTCAGTCGGACCGGTTTATCGGAGTTTATTCGCTAAGGACGGGTTTCCACCTCCGGTCGAAGGCTTAGATAGCTGTTGGGATATTTTCCG TATGTCAGTGGAGAAATATCCCAACAACCGAATGCTTGGCCGTCGTAAGTTTGTGGATGGAAAG CCTGGAAAGTATGTGTGGATGACTTACAAAGAAGTATATGACATTGTCATAAAAGTAGGAAATGCCATCCGGAACTGTGGTGTGGAACAA GGAGGAAAATGTGGTATTTATGGTGCCAACTGCCCTGAGTGGATTATAAGCATGGAG GCATGCAATGCTCATGGACTCTACTGTGTCCCTCTGTACGACACTTTAG GTGCTGGTGCAGTGGAATTTATCATTTCCCATGCTGAGGTTTCAATTGCTTTTGTTGAGGAGAAAAAGGTTCCCGAG CTTTTGAAAACATTTCCAAATGCAGCGAAGTACTTGAAGA CGGTTGTGAGTTTCGGGGAAGTCACTCCTCAACAAAAGGAAGAGGTTGAAAAGTTTGGAGCGGCTCTCTTTTCCTGGGATGAGTTTCTACAATTA GGAAGCAAAAATCAGTATGATCTTCCAGTGAAAAAGAAGACTGATATTTGCACAATAATGTATACTAGTGGAACAACTGGAGAACCCAAGGGTGTGATGATTTCGAATAATAGCATTGTTACTCTTATAGCTGGAGTGAAGTGTTTTCTTGAGAGTGTACATGAGGCG TTGAACGTGAATGATGTATATCTCTCATATCTTCCCTTGGCACATATCTTTGATCGGGTGATTGAAGAATGTTTCATTAGTCATGGCGCCTCAATTGGATTTTGGCGAGGG GATGTCAAGTTACTAACTGAAGACATTGGAGAGCTGAAACCAACTGTCTTCTGCGCAGTACCTCGGGTATTAGACAGAATATATTCAG GTTTGCAACAGAAAATTTCTTCAGGGGGTCGGCTAAGGAGCACACTGTTCAATATTGCATATGCTCG CAAACTTCAATATTTGAAGAGTGGGTGTAAATATCACGAAGCATCTCCAATTTCCGACAAAGTTGTTTTCAGTAAG GTAAAAGATGGGTTAGGAGGCAAAGTGCGTCTTATATTATCTGGAGCAGCACCCCTCTCATCTCATGTGGAAGCTTTTCTGCGAGTTGTAGCATGTGCTCATGTTCTTCAAGGATATG GTCTGACTGAAACTTGTGCTGGTACATTTGTATCACTACCCAACCAATTTGATATGCTTGGTACGGTTGGTCCTcctgtgcccaatgtggatgtgtGTTTGGAGTCCGTTCCTGAAATGGAATATGACGCTCTTTCAAGCACGCCACGTGGAGAAATATGCGTGAGGGGTGACACTGTGTTTTCTGGTTATTACAAGCGTGAGGACCTCACGAAAGAAGTCATGATTGATGGGTGGTTTCACACAg GGGATATTGGTGAGTGGCAACCAAATGGTAGCTTGAAGATAATTGATCGCAAGAAGAACATTTTCAAGCTATCACAAGGTGAATATGTTGCAGTCGAAAATTTGGAGAATATATATGGCAATAATCCTGTTATTGACTCG ATATGGATATATGGAAGCAGCTATGAGTCTTTCCTTGTTGCTGTTGTTAACCCAAACAAACAAGAGGTTGAAAAATGGGCTAAACAGAATGGCCTCTCTGGGGATTTTAATTCCCTATGTGAAAATCCAAAGGTGAAAGAACACATACTAGGGGAGCTCACAAAAGCTGCAAAAGAGAAGAAG CTGAAGGGCTTTGAGTTCATAAAAGCTCTACACCTTGATCCGGTGCCATTTGACATGGAACGCGACCTTCTGACTCCAACATTTAAGAAGAAAAGACCACAGTTACTCAAATACTACAAG gATGTGATTGAAACCATGTACAAGGATGCTAAATGA